TCCGGTTAATATCACTGCGGATAATTTAAAGGATTTTGCAGATGTCGGTCTTGAAATAAAATCCAGCAATATGGTTAACTTTATCTGTGAATTTTTCGACCAGCAACCTCCAAATATGCGGATTGCTTATTTAAGGCAAAGGCTTCTTGTAATGATATTCCGTGAAATTCTAACTGAATATGGAATTAAAACTAAACGGGAAGGAGATGATATTTTTGTTGATGGTGGAAAATTGTCTATTTCAATAGCCAGTGTTTCTTTAAGCTCTGCAAAAATTCATTTTGCATTTAATTTAGAGGATAAGGGGACTCCGGAGGATGTTGAAGTCTGCGGATTATTTGATATTGAAGATGAAGAGGAAAATCAAATATTTAATGATGATAATTTATTGGATTTAATTAATGAAACTGTTTTGAGATTTACTGATGAGTTAAAAACAATAGAAAATGATATAAGTAAAACAAAGGTGTTATGATGAAAATTTTAGTAAATGGTATTCAATCAAATTTAAGATTCTCTTCCGCTCATGTAATTCCCGGCCATGAATCCTGCGGTTTTATTCATGGTCACTCTTACTTTGTGGATGTGGAAATTGAAGGGGAAAGAGCAGGTGATTTTGAATTTGTTGTAGATTTTAAAGATGTAAAAGGTTATACTAAAGCAGTTTGCAACGAACTTGATCACAGATTATTAATTCCTGTTTATAATAATTTAATTGATTTTAAGGACTTTGATAAGGAAAATGACTCCATTTCAGATTTAAAAGAAAATAATTCAATCCATTTCAAAATTGATGGAAAGGGATATTCAATTCCTTGTGTGGATTGTGTATTATTGCCGCTTCCATACACTTCTGCTGAAGAACTGTCAAAATATTTTGCTGAAAATTTAGCAGAAAAATTATCAAAAACTTATGACAACTTGAAATATGTGGCTGTTTGTGTTAATGAAGGCATTGGTCAAGGTGCTGAATATAGGAAAGATTTATAATGAACGCTCCGATTATTGAGGTATTTTCAAGTTTTCAAGGTGAAGGTCTTTTAATTGGCCAGAGGCAGATTTTTGTTAGGTTTGCAGGATG
The sequence above is drawn from the Methanobrevibacter sp. genome and encodes:
- a CDS encoding DUF366 family protein, yielding MYIAHKHIDEIFEYDGSQINPSWAFQEFGIYGSSIITWIGPVNITADNLKDFADVGLEIKSSNMVNFICEFFDQQPPNMRIAYLRQRLLVMIFREILTEYGIKTKREGDDIFVDGGKLSISIASVSLSSAKIHFAFNLEDKGTPEDVEVCGLFDIEDEEENQIFNDDNLLDLINETVLRFTDELKTIENDISKTKVL
- a CDS encoding 6-pyruvoyl tetrahydropterin synthase family protein; protein product: MKILVNGIQSNLRFSSAHVIPGHESCGFIHGHSYFVDVEIEGERAGDFEFVVDFKDVKGYTKAVCNELDHRLLIPVYNNLIDFKDFDKENDSISDLKENNSIHFKIDGKGYSIPCVDCVLLPLPYTSAEELSKYFAENLAEKLSKTYDNLKYVAVCVNEGIGQGAEYRKDL